In one Amaranthus tricolor cultivar Red isolate AtriRed21 chromosome 8, ASM2621246v1, whole genome shotgun sequence genomic region, the following are encoded:
- the LOC130820146 gene encoding non-classical arabinogalactan protein 31-like → MFNLLAFPCTSKMAFTTSFLVFACFLLVSTQVYANCPPPQPSSADIPPVYVLPESPLASPLAPADSPIYFFPEAPTAYSPSYFPDPEAPAYSPIYFPPEAPATSPVYPPPVQEPTTPPVYTPPQTPSVPYNHGFCVVECMQRCKTLSEYKGRTRVCVRLCSHCCKANKKCVPGPLTKCSAWDTIVYHGVTVKCP, encoded by the exons ATGTTTAATTTGCTAGCTTTTCCATGCACTTCTAAAATGGCTTTTACAACTTCTTTCCTCGTCTTCGCTTGTTTCCTTCTCGTTTCCACCCAG GTGTACGCTAATTGTCCTCCACCACAACCATCATCTGCTGACATTCCTCCGGTATATGTCTTACCAGAATCTCCTCTTGCTTCGCCACTAGCTCCGGCAGATTCACCCATCTACTTCTTTCCAGAGGCTCCGACGGCATATTCTCCCAGTTACTTCCCTGATCCAGAGGCTCCGGCATATTCTCCTATTTACTTCCCTCCAGAGGCTCCTGCTACTTCCCCAGTCTACCCCCCACCAGTACAAGAACCCACAACTCCCCCGGTTTACACCCCACCACAAACTCCTTCTGTACCTTACAACCACG GATTTTGCGTGGTAGAGTGCATGCAAAGGTGTAAAACATTATCAGAATACAAAGGGAGAACAAGAGTATGTGTGAGACTATGCAGCCATTGTTGTAAAGCAAACAAAAAATGTGTTCCTGGTCCACTCACTAAATGTTCAGCATGGGACACCATTGTATACCATGGTGTTACAGTCAAGTGCCCTTAA